The Dioscorea cayenensis subsp. rotundata cultivar TDr96_F1 chromosome 8, TDr96_F1_v2_PseudoChromosome.rev07_lg8_w22 25.fasta, whole genome shotgun sequence genome segment GAGTGCATCGGCCGGTTACTGACCACTCTAAAGACCAACGGGCTCATATCCTTCGCTTCCATTGCACCCTACGATGATGATCAGGTTCAAAGCCATTACCAGGCGTTGTGGCGGAAATATGGACATGTCATAGACTATGTTAACTTTCAGTTCTATGCTTATGATGCTGGAACTACGGTGTCTCAGTTTTTGGGCTATTATGAGAGGCAGAGTGAGAAGTACAAAGGTGGTAAGATTTTGGCAAGCATGGCCACTGATGGCAGTGGTGGTTTGTCTCCTCAGAATGGGTTCTTTAGGGCGTGCACTACTTTGAGGGAGCAGGGTAAACTCCCAGGTATCTTCATCTGGTCTGCTGATGATTCCATGGCCAATGGTTTCCCTTATGAGAAGCGATCCCAATCATTAATGGCCGCCACCAAAAGTCAGCttccataaatttattttaacagAATATATTCTATGTTATATATGTTCgttctgtttatatatatatatatatacaagcgCTGTATACTTTGAGTTTGAGTTTGTGAAAGTTAATTTAGTATCTTGTTTGTGTTAATACATATGGATACATATTACAGATGGAAGAAAGagtcaatttattttattttatttaattaaattcatatgtagatttattagtttgaattgaatttaatcAATATTTAGGACAACTGAGATAACTGAGATAACTACTTTATCAAAAACTGAGATAACTgagataacataaaaaaaaaaaatctaaaaagccATACACCACGCACTATTTAAGCATAgttattaacaaatttttttaataataaatctgTGTTTTATATTAgtatgatgtttttttataaagttttttataagttggtttttttctaaaatatttggATCGAAGTTTCTATTTTGTTATAACGTTTCattatatttgtaaataaaataaaataaaataaattttcattatttgtgttattttttattaaaatgctaatataaaaaattcatcaaaattatgaatttaaaaataaaatttatattttattacttatatGATTTTCCTTTATCTAGCTAAATAGAAGCTTCTATTTTGTAGGAACTTCAATGATTTATCTTAtctaatctaaaatttaaaacaagttattaaaaaaaagaaattttaaatcgtaaatgtttgtttaatttgtaagcttttttgtttctaattatCCATCTAAATAGAAGCTTCTATTTTGTAGGAATTTAAATGATTTatcttatctatttttaaaattgtaaatgatctATCAtatcaaaaaacaaatttaaaatttttaaatatttgtttaatttgtacgctttttgcttaattatatatctagATATCTAAAGAGatgctatttttataaaaaatttaaatgatatatcttatttattttaaaatttaatataaaaatctgttataattttaaatcacaaaatttaaaaaatatatattttttaatttgtattctattttcttatatatatatatatatatataaatagaagtTGCTATTTTATTAGAGAGTTTCATTAATTGCTtgatttcttagtttttggagtaGGAGAAAACTAATTGTAATCAAGTGCAATTCATGGCGTCAATGGAAGGAGCTTGTGCAATTATTCCCGGTTTCTATTTTAGACCAAGTGATGAAGATTTGATGATGGTCTATCTTTTGAATAAACTTTTCCAAAAACCTTTCCCTCCGTACATGATCGAAGAGTATGATGTCTATTCTACGGAGCCTTGGAATCTGCCAAGTAAgtaaaaataatgattatattattgatgttgttgttattattataattattatatatgttcttGAGTTCTTGATCATGATACATGGTGGATCAAGTTTAATTGTGAATATATCTTATATAAGAGCATGAAATTTCAttgattattattgataaattgattGATTATGTTCATGTAGACAACACGAGATATTCTCAAGATGGCAAGAGCTACTACTTCACAAGAGCCAAAAAATCAAGTCCAAGGAGCATGAGGTTGTTACGTCAAGCCGGGGATGGGTGTTGGCATATGAACGGCACTAACAAGAAGATACATGATAGAAACGGTGTGCATGTAGGCAGCACAACAGCCTTGACATACTTGCATGGATCAAATAAGAAGAAAACTAGATGGGTTATGCATGAGTACAGGGTTGATCACTCTTTCTATCGCAACTCAAATCCACaggtaattaattaactcaACTAGTTACCTATctactaatttattaattaattaattaattaactcctTCTGATTCactatgtgtatatatattgaattatatattattcaaaacatatatacactttcattaatatttattcaaTGAAGCTAAATATTAATGAAGCAATTAGCTAGgagtaattaattattgatttataatttattaatacattaattaatttactaacgccttctaattttatatattgaattatatatgattcaaaacatatatacacTTCTATTAATGTTTATTCAATGAAGTAATTAGGAGTAActaattattgatttataatttattaattcattaattaatttactaaCGCCTTCTaattcacaatttatatattgaattatataattcaaaacatatatacacTTCCATTAATGTTTATTCAATGAAGTAATTAGGAGTAactaattattgatttttagaTATCTAGATGATGGTTGATTTACAATGTGATTATTAATGCATGCATGTTTTTAATTAGGCTACAGAGTTGGTGCTTTGTTGTATACTAGAATCCGGCAGAGGAGAGGAAATTAACAACTACAGCGGCATCAGCAACAATAGAAGTGATCAAGTCTTGGTACCGGCCGAGTCACATATGAACATGACAGtgtccaaaaaaaagaaaaacacaaataggCGATCAGGAGAAGTGTTTGTTATTGCCTGCCAACAATATGGAAGGCTTTGAAGCGTGTGCTGCTAATccaattaacaacaacaacaacaacaatatggaAGGCTGTGAAGCATGTGCTGCTAATccaattaacaacaacaacaatatggaAGGCTGTGAAGCATGTGCTGCTAATctaattaacaacaacaacaacaatatggaAGGTTGTGAAGCATGTGCTGCTGATCTAATTAAcgacgacaacaacaacaacaatatggaAAGTTTTGTAGCATGGGCTGATAGTCTATGGGATGATAATATAATTAACGACAAtagcaacaacaacattaatatGGAAGACTTTGAAGCATGGGTTGCTGATCTAATGAAAGTCGAcgacgacaacaacaacaacattaataatgCTGATGAACTAGCAGTAGTACCAGAGACAAGAAGCACAACAAATAATATTGGATGCAATGATATGATCATGCAGAAAAAgaagcagcaacagcagcatcAACAGGTTGCTATGACCATGTAGAAGAAGCAGCAGCATTAACAGTGGATCATAGAACGATGGCCGGTTGTGATTCTTATTGCCAAGCTACTCCTCCGTCCTTGCCCATGTCCAAGCCCACGATCATCACAACTCAAGCAAACACAGAACCAGCTGAAGC includes the following:
- the LOC120267863 gene encoding NAC transcription factor 29-like codes for the protein MASMEGACAIIPGFYFRPSDEDLMMVYLLNKLFQKPFPPYMIEEYDVYSTEPWNLPNNTRYSQDGKSYYFTRAKKSSPRSMRLLRQAGDGCWHMNGTNKKIHDRNGVHVGSTTALTYLHGSNKKKTRWVMHEYRVDHSFYRNSNPQATELVLCCILESGRGEEINNYSGISNNRSDQVLVPAESHMNMTVSKKKKNTNRRSGEVFVIACQQYGRL